From a region of the Myxococcus fulvus genome:
- a CDS encoding cyclic nucleotide-binding domain-containing protein: protein MEARKLKDSAAAAFTKGRFSKAAELYEDFCKLDPKDHQSRLRMGDAWAKAGERERAVAAYQSAAEGFAKEGFLPRAIAASKLILELDPSHQGVQQMLANLYARRGTPVGARARGPMGSALSEPPPPERPAPSPQPVSDELELSVETSSTTSSSEEVVVHSVSVGQEAEPTPHPDEAPSSQAGVEPSSTGLAEAGLAPTSTASEDEGFDVVVGEPEPSAPPTASATSTLPPGLAPRTTQRITPPSPPAPATKSPVSGKWKALSSPIGDAQAMEPGLPPTPTVIDPPSAPPGLRPRRADVTPPAGATAVPFREVSRELGASLRAVMPRPSSFTELELEADSLLHAVELAAQAGLNQRAESASVSDEEEVFSLTEEVITDAPSLDALPTIPLFSDLPRDAFIELFERCPLRRFSAGERIIEQGSHGDAFYVICEGQARVFRMDAERRVELAVLEGGAFFGEMAILSGAPRTASVEAASEDTQLLEISAPVLASLSRSHPQVAAALKKFVRQRLLTNVMNTSALFRPFNRKDRRTLVERFRARDVERGDVIIRDGDQTDGLYVLLSGEVEVHKDGHLLTRLKEGDLFGEISLLQKTPATATVTAGRHTTLLRLPRADFDALISSHPQILVLISELSDERLRRTEQVLGVDAPDGDEDLILV from the coding sequence ATGGAAGCACGCAAGCTCAAGGACAGCGCCGCCGCGGCCTTCACCAAGGGGCGCTTCTCCAAGGCGGCCGAGCTGTACGAGGACTTCTGCAAGCTCGACCCGAAGGACCACCAGTCGCGCCTGCGCATGGGTGACGCCTGGGCGAAGGCGGGGGAGCGCGAGCGCGCCGTCGCCGCGTACCAGTCCGCCGCCGAGGGCTTCGCGAAGGAGGGCTTCCTCCCGCGCGCCATCGCCGCGAGCAAGCTCATCCTCGAGCTGGACCCGAGCCACCAGGGCGTCCAGCAGATGCTGGCGAACCTCTACGCGCGACGCGGCACGCCCGTGGGTGCCCGGGCCCGCGGGCCCATGGGCAGCGCGCTCTCCGAGCCACCGCCTCCCGAGCGCCCCGCGCCGTCTCCGCAACCCGTGTCGGACGAACTCGAGCTCTCCGTCGAGACGTCCTCCACGACCTCGAGTTCGGAGGAGGTCGTCGTCCATTCCGTGAGCGTGGGGCAGGAGGCCGAGCCCACCCCTCACCCTGACGAGGCACCGTCCTCCCAGGCTGGGGTCGAGCCGTCGAGCACCGGATTGGCCGAAGCGGGCCTCGCCCCCACGAGCACCGCATCCGAGGACGAAGGCTTCGACGTCGTGGTGGGAGAGCCCGAGCCGAGTGCGCCGCCCACGGCAAGCGCGACGAGCACACTGCCTCCAGGGCTCGCGCCGCGCACCACGCAGCGAATCACGCCACCCTCGCCACCTGCGCCCGCGACGAAGTCCCCCGTGAGCGGGAAGTGGAAGGCGTTGTCCTCGCCCATCGGCGATGCACAGGCGATGGAGCCCGGCCTCCCGCCGACGCCCACGGTCATCGATCCGCCCTCGGCGCCTCCGGGCCTGCGCCCGCGCCGCGCGGACGTGACGCCCCCCGCGGGCGCCACCGCCGTTCCGTTCCGCGAGGTGTCCCGCGAACTGGGCGCATCCCTGCGCGCGGTGATGCCGCGCCCGTCGTCCTTCACCGAGCTGGAACTCGAAGCGGACTCCCTGCTGCACGCGGTGGAGCTCGCGGCCCAGGCCGGCCTGAATCAGCGGGCCGAGAGCGCCTCCGTCAGCGACGAGGAGGAGGTCTTCAGCCTCACCGAGGAGGTCATCACCGACGCGCCCTCACTGGACGCGCTGCCGACCATCCCGCTGTTCTCGGACCTGCCTCGCGACGCCTTCATCGAGCTGTTCGAGCGCTGCCCGCTGCGCCGCTTCAGCGCGGGTGAGCGCATCATCGAGCAGGGCAGCCACGGCGACGCCTTCTACGTCATCTGCGAGGGCCAGGCCCGCGTCTTCCGGATGGACGCGGAGCGCCGCGTGGAGCTGGCCGTGCTCGAAGGCGGCGCGTTCTTCGGCGAGATGGCCATCCTCTCCGGAGCGCCGCGCACCGCCTCCGTCGAGGCCGCCTCCGAGGACACGCAGCTCCTGGAGATCTCCGCGCCCGTCCTGGCCTCGCTCTCCCGGAGCCATCCGCAGGTGGCCGCGGCCCTGAAGAAGTTCGTCCGGCAGCGTCTGCTCACCAACGTGATGAACACCTCCGCGCTCTTCCGGCCCTTCAACCGGAAGGACCGGCGCACGCTGGTGGAGCGCTTCCGCGCCCGCGACGTCGAGCGCGGTGACGTCATCATCCGCGACGGGGACCAGACGGACGGGCTCTACGTCCTGCTCTCGGGCGAGGTGGAGGTGCACAAGGACGGGCACCTGCTCACGCGACTGAAGGAGGGAGACCTGTTCGGCGAAATCTCCCTGCTCCAGAAGACGCCCGCCACGGCCACCGTGACGGCGGGGCGGCACACCACGCTCCTGCGCCTGCCGCGCGCCGACTTCGACGCGCTCATCTCCAGCCACCCTCAAATCCTCGTGCTCATCTCCGAGCTGAGCGACGAGCGCCTCCGCCGCACGGAGCAGGTGCTTGGCGTGGACGCCCCGGACGGCGACGAGGACCTCATCCTCGTCTGA
- a CDS encoding HEAT repeat domain-containing protein: MRTGARPYILMLALVLGCNGSRDQLLADLQSPRPEVRALAVKKLAGQGNPDDLILFTRAAKDLASIVRAEAAVALGESQDPRVVDLLGELLEDSDEEVQGRAAMALSKVRNDKAKAYLTLQYGRRGRTTRQVIVQALKNANVPGAMAEVVAAEAKGQWDRNLLTLTEGELPERVGAAEELGKSGRPEAVNRLLPLVRDSQVILAAAAVRGLGDAGDKRAVGDIALLLDESFPELRESAIIALSKLQDPAAALRLQAVAVEKSAVSPLAIDAILSFPRTPETDTALCAVALDGAPSDALAAALAMRTRGGCPLDPIGERLARPATAASGLQAVAGLGPVAQPLLAKVTPWLNQNDATLRMLAVDAVAAVGDAAVVPQLQKLYEQEAKGLEALRSDWVTQKLPETYGAGFDPSATTSPHVAASPHDERASRHASLFERVKALNAQRAKDAGRTVVKPRVPSELFDDVEAERLVPLATLIRALGTLRAPGALELLKGYSQDSSIPLRTAALVGLTRLGAEGVAVAREGIFEPERDLQKTLAQALAESGEAGQVALLEALPKMGGEKLLVLDALAKGPGVPASASAVLQGVVKEGGPEAALAAVVLARIQAKDAVPTLIKALDETNSVARRDVLLALGTLGDVQAADVVARDLFHDLPEIRAAAATALKRMGATTHSEFLDALKSDYFRTVRDAAGAALAKGGTASEGAR, from the coding sequence ATGCGAACCGGCGCACGCCCCTACATCCTCATGCTGGCCCTGGTCCTCGGTTGCAACGGGAGCCGGGACCAGCTCCTCGCAGACCTCCAGAGTCCTCGACCGGAGGTCCGCGCCCTGGCGGTGAAGAAGCTCGCCGGACAGGGCAATCCCGATGACCTGATTCTCTTCACCCGCGCGGCCAAGGACCTGGCGTCCATCGTCCGCGCGGAGGCGGCCGTCGCGCTCGGCGAGAGTCAGGATCCTCGCGTCGTCGACCTGCTGGGCGAGCTGCTCGAGGACTCCGACGAGGAGGTCCAGGGCCGCGCGGCCATGGCGCTCTCCAAGGTGCGCAACGACAAGGCCAAGGCCTACCTCACGCTCCAGTACGGGCGCCGGGGCCGCACCACCCGTCAGGTCATCGTCCAGGCCCTCAAGAACGCGAACGTGCCGGGCGCCATGGCGGAAGTCGTGGCCGCCGAGGCCAAGGGCCAGTGGGACCGCAACCTCCTCACGCTCACCGAGGGCGAGCTCCCCGAGCGCGTCGGCGCCGCCGAGGAGCTGGGCAAGAGTGGCCGCCCCGAGGCCGTGAATCGGCTCCTGCCCCTGGTCCGCGACAGCCAGGTCATCCTCGCCGCCGCCGCCGTGCGCGGCCTGGGCGACGCGGGTGACAAGCGGGCCGTGGGCGACATCGCGCTGCTGCTCGACGAGAGTTTCCCGGAGCTGCGCGAGTCCGCCATCATCGCGCTGAGCAAGCTGCAGGACCCCGCCGCCGCGCTCCGTCTCCAGGCCGTGGCCGTGGAGAAGAGCGCGGTGAGCCCGCTGGCCATCGACGCCATCCTGTCCTTCCCTCGCACGCCGGAGACCGACACCGCGCTGTGCGCCGTCGCGCTCGATGGTGCCCCGTCGGACGCGCTCGCGGCGGCCCTGGCGATGCGCACCCGCGGAGGCTGTCCGTTGGACCCCATCGGCGAGCGACTGGCGCGCCCCGCCACCGCCGCGAGCGGGCTCCAGGCCGTCGCCGGGCTCGGCCCCGTGGCCCAGCCGCTGCTCGCGAAGGTCACGCCGTGGCTCAACCAGAACGATGCCACCCTGCGCATGCTCGCGGTGGACGCCGTGGCCGCGGTGGGCGACGCGGCCGTCGTGCCCCAGCTCCAGAAGCTCTACGAGCAGGAGGCCAAGGGGCTCGAGGCGCTGCGCTCGGACTGGGTCACCCAGAAGCTCCCCGAGACATACGGCGCCGGGTTCGACCCTTCCGCCACGACCTCTCCGCACGTCGCGGCCTCGCCGCATGACGAGCGCGCGTCCCGCCATGCCTCGCTCTTCGAGCGGGTGAAGGCGCTCAACGCGCAGCGGGCCAAGGACGCGGGGCGCACCGTGGTCAAGCCGCGCGTGCCCAGCGAGCTGTTCGACGACGTGGAGGCCGAGCGGCTCGTCCCGCTGGCGACGCTGATTCGCGCGCTGGGGACCCTGCGCGCGCCGGGCGCCCTGGAGCTGCTCAAGGGCTACAGCCAGGACTCCAGCATCCCCCTGCGCACGGCGGCGCTCGTGGGCCTGACGCGCCTGGGCGCCGAGGGCGTGGCCGTGGCTCGCGAGGGAATCTTCGAGCCCGAGAGGGATCTCCAGAAGACGCTGGCGCAGGCGCTCGCCGAGTCGGGCGAGGCGGGGCAGGTGGCCTTGCTGGAGGCGCTGCCGAAGATGGGTGGCGAGAAGCTGCTGGTGCTGGACGCGCTGGCGAAGGGCCCCGGGGTGCCGGCGTCGGCGTCGGCGGTGCTCCAGGGCGTGGTGAAGGAGGGTGGGCCGGAGGCGGCGCTCGCGGCGGTGGTGCTGGCGCGCATCCAGGCGAAGGACGCGGTGCCCACGCTCATCAAGGCGCTCGACGAGACCAACAGCGTGGCCAGGCGCGACGTGCTGCTGGCGCTCGGGACGCTCGGGGATGTGCAGGCGGCCGACGTGGTGGCGAGGGACTTGTTCCACGACCTGCCGGAGATTCGCGCGGCGGCGGCCACGGCGCTCAAGCGCATGGGCGCGACGACGCACTCCGAGTTCCTCGATGCCCTCAAGAGCGACTACTTCCGGACCGTGCGTGACGCGGCGGGCGCGGCGCTGGCGAAGGGGGGCACGGCTTCGGAGGGGGCTCGGTAA